From the genome of Anomalospiza imberbis isolate Cuckoo-Finch-1a 21T00152 chromosome 18, ASM3175350v1, whole genome shotgun sequence:
TATTCTCCCTGAGATAAAAATAGCTTCCAATTTTGCTCAGTGCAATGTTCTGAAGGctatacaattttaaaaaatagtatcTCGACACATTATGATAATTACAATTTACTAATTTTTTACTGAAGTTATTACAAAAAAATGAAGTCAGCATTGGAGCCTCCTGATGGCAACAACtgcaatcaaaaaaaaaaaaaggagggaatcATCAGTGACATCGACTCCAAGCCCAGGTGGCTGGGTAAGAGATCCAGGGTGAGACTgggacagcacagcagggaagaACACGTGGTAGAAgggggagaggcaggaggacCAAAGCTGTAGATGAGGTGAGGGGGGACGGGAGGGATGTAAAGCAGATGTCACTGTGGAACACTGTTCTTTACAAACATTCATCCCACATCACATATACATGGCATTTCTACTGGTACTTCAAAATTGTCTGCACACATAAATGCAATGCCAAAGATTACCCACATCATCAGTCTAAACCCCTCTGGCTCCTACCTGACACTTGTGAGGTCTCTCTGAGGTATGCACCTGTTTGATGTGTCCATTCAAGTGGTCTGGCCTTAAAGGAAAATACACATAAGCACacttaaaacaaatattaaaaaaaaagttacaattttaacagggaaaaaaaggaaaaactaaagaaaaaaaaagatcccaGTGCTTTATCTATGACAATTGTAATGATATTTAACTTTCCAAGAACCAGACTGCCAACAGTTGGGGCTCTACCTTGTTATGTACCCTCTGCAACTTGCTAAAAAGGCAACACTTTATCAGGAAGAAATCATGACTGAATGATCAGAGGAAACAGGAAATACAAGTTATGATTTTCAAGCCTGCATTTCCCCATTAAAAATCCTACTTAGACCTTAACAATCAGGGCAATTTGATTTACAGTTGCTGAATATTTGAAAATCACACCTTTTGGTTTAGGACCTAAACACAGATGTAAAAAGCCAACTTTAAGCACCTCTTGCAAAAAGACTATCTGAACTCTGTTGCTGTGACACATTGTCCACATGCAAGATGAAAAACTACTCCTCACTTAAAACTTGGTAGGGAGACTGCattaatacaaataaaatgcTCTGAACGTTCCAACTAGAAGGTGCATCGGAAGAGCAAATTTTTACTGCAGAAAGTTAGACCATTCTTCACAGCCAGCAAAGCCTACTTGGAAGAAGAAAGGACTGAAGAGCTGCAGATTGTCCTGTTGGGAGTTTCTCCTAATGGGAAGAAAGCTTTTCATTGTATGAGACCAAAACTGCTTGGAAACAAGTTCTCCACCCTCTCCTCCCCCAACTTCCCAGCCGCACCAATGAGAGGGCTCGGGATGGAATTCACGCACTGCAGACAGAAAATAGGCTGGACTTTGCAGGGAGGCTCGTAAACCCGATGCTCCAGCGCTGGGCTGGAGCGGTGTAACCGGACAGACTGGTTGGGGTCCCTCTGGGTACCTCAAGCCCAGCGACCTCATGTGTTGCGCTACTGAATACAGGAAAGGACATCACGCTTCCAActtcctctggctgctcctAAGAGGGAATACTGGTTTAGAGTCTCTAGTTTTCATTCATACTTCGGTTTTACAGATACGCAAAGAGTTTTGTTGCTAACTTTTGTAACAGCATTCCCGCCTGTTCACATGAACTTACTGGAGAAAATAAGAACTACACGTGTATGTCTCACTTCCCCTTACTGACAAAAACCTTTCATACAGCAACAGCAGAAGTCTTTAAGTGTCAGTAAAAACAATAAAACTTGGCACACGGTCCCGGGTAGCGCTATAGTAAGAAAAGTACTTTCACTTCCAGCCACAgatgaaattttcattttgtgacCTTCCATCACTCAATCTGCAGTCCTTATGAAGATGCATCCCTCACTACTGTcgatttaaaagaaaaaggggtggggggggtggggctatattttcataatttatttcagtaaCAGAAGATCCTTCTATCAAAAAGACAGCAGGGGCAAAATTCCACAATTTACCCAGCCTGGTGGCcttttgatttgttttcagATCTCGAGTCCTTCCCTCACGTTAGAGCAAATCAACTGCTGTAGAAAACCGACTGCTGGTACAGAAATAGCAGAGTAcatccccctcccccccactaCTTCTACACTCAAAGCGAGGAGCAAACTTCCAAAAAAGTTTCGAATTCATTAACTCAGGACTATAAGATACCACTAACACAACTACGTGTACCAAACTACTTATTAAATTAGCTCCCACAAACAGCGACAACAAAAAATCAGCAACATTAAATGCAGAGATCTTACGTATGTTGCAGGGCAGAAACAGGATCCCCTTCAGAAGGATGTAAACCCAAAGGACACAAAGATCATGTATTAAAAGATACTTGATGCTGCAGCCTTTGAAATCTCACCTCTTCCTTCACATTTGGGTGATAAAAAACATTACGAACTAAGAGAAATGAAGGGAagttaagaaaaagaaaatttaaaatggatacgagaaaaataataatcttgAGATGTATTATTTTGGACTTCAACAGCACCTTCAAGCTACCTACAGATCAGCGATCTCAAGACACTTCTGTGAGGCAGGTAATTATTTCAATACCCATTTCACGGAAGAGTCATTTGAGGGAGAGACTAGCTGATTTGCCCAAGGACACGCATACAGCAACTCCGGGACAAAGCGGGAACGTTAGCCAGAAGCCAGCTGACTCCCAGTTCAATGTCTTAATTACTTTTAAACCCTTCCAAGAGACTGCAGAATAACATCTCAGAAGAAATGATGGAAGCCTCATTCCTTTAAACATTCTAAAGTGGGACAGTCAAACTATCCTAAGTACATTTCCAAGGGATAGGAAAGTCAACTTCCTAGGTCTCCGTTTGTGTCCATGGTCCATACAAGCACTCTCTTACCTGGAAAAGCCTTTTCCACAGCTCTGGCAGATGTAGGGCTTTCCCACAGAGCCATCATGCGATCGAACATGATAGGACATCCTGTCTTTTCGCTTGAACCTCAAGCCACACACCGGACAAGAGTAAGGCTTTTCGCCAGAGTGTGACAGCTTATGGCGATTCAGGTGGTACACGTCCCGAAAAATCTTGCCACAGATCTCACAGGCCACCTGTTTCCTCGTCCTGCTTCTTTTTCGAGGTGCGTCGGGGTCATCCTGACCAGGAACGCCATTTTCACCCAGTCGTGGGGGTGGGATGTCTATGTAGCCCAGTTGCAAGCTTGTCACCCCGTGTTGAGCCTCGTGCTGCCGAAGACGATTAGCATCCGTGAATACTTTCCCACAGAGACCACAAGGCAGGATACCAGCCTCTCGAAGGCCCCCTGGAGTACCAAACATCATGGAGTCCAAGAGATTGGCTTTACGGGGACGCCCTCTGCCCCTCTTGGTGCTTAAAGTGGGGGCACTAGCAGCAACATTCTGGAAGGGTGAGGCCAGCAGTGGTGGGGACAGAGGCCCTGCCACCATGGGCAGGCGGTCCACACCCTGCAGGACAGGTAGGGAGGACTGCGCAGCAGTGAGCGCAGCCCGCGTGGCCTCGTCTTCAGGCATGCCAGCAATGCCATTGCCATTGGGCGCCAAAGCGGTACCGTTGGTCATGTCCAGAGGGAAGCCGAGGTCAGCAGCACCTGGACGGAATAGCATAATGTCAGGGCGTGCGGGGGGCACGAGGAGCTGCACGTTGGACTGCTTGATGACCTCCTGGCAGATGTCGATCACAGAGCGCATCAGCAGGAACTTGGCGGCCGTCATGAGCTCCGGGAAGCTCTCCAGCCGCACCACGATGCGCGACGTGTAGGCGAAGTCCAGGATGTCTCCGAACACCTTGGAGCTGATGGTGTGCATCTCCAGCTCCCGCCCGCCCCCGGGggcgccgccggccgctgccgcggccccgccggccgccgcctccgccgGGCTCCCctccgctccgccgccgccgccgccacctgCCCCGTCGCCGAGCTGCGCGCTGAACACCGACTCGAAGTACTCGCTGCAAGCGGCCAGCACGGCGCGGTGCGCCGGGAAGCTCTCGTCGCCCACGCGCAGGAGCACGTCGCAGAAGCGGCCGCCGTTCTTGCGCTGCTGGTTGAGGCTGTGCAGCACGTCGGCGCTGTGCCGGCTCACCTGGTAGGTGTAGCAGCCCGACGAGGGGCCGCAGGCGGCGGCCTCGCTCACCCGCTCCATGggggccgcgccgccccgccggCGCCCGCAGGGGGCGCGCGCGCTCTCGGGCCGCCCGGCGGCGCGCGCCGCCTCCTGCTGCTCGTTCCCCGCCCCTGCCCGGCCGGCGGCGCGCGCGCGGCGCTCCCTGCACAGCGCGAGGGGCTCGCGCGGCGCGGGGGGGGGCGAGACAAAAGGCTCGGGCGGCCGaggcgcgcgcgcggccgcgcgagccccgcccgggcccggccgccaCGAGGCGCTGCggccgcggagccgccgcgggAACGGGCGTGCGcggcgcggcggcagcggccgggaGGGACGGGGgtccggcggcggcggcggctccgggctGCCGGCTCCGTCCGTCCCTGTGTGTTTGGAGCGGAGGAAAGATGGCAGCGGCTGCACTTCCTCTTGCACTTTCACCCCtggggggaggagaaggagggggcgATACCACCCCCCCTACAAAAATCCAGCGGGGGCCCCCCGGCTGCTGCTCCCCGAccgagcgccgccgccgccggccccggtcCGGGCCCCGCCCGCTTCGACGCACCCTCACCACCGGCGCCGCAaactttcctctcttctttgGACGAGAAGACCCCCACCCTATTCACGGAGACCCCCCCTCCAGCCACTCGGGctccccccctgcccccccgcttcctgcccccctccctccccgcaTCCGCCAATGCAAGAGCAGCCAGAGCCAGCAGGCCGGCCCCCaccccgcccgcccgcgggggctgggggctgcggtctcccccttccccagcaccGATCCTCCAATGCCGAGCCGGCAGCGAGGCCCCCCCTCCGCGGCTCCTGGGGGGTGGTGGGGCTGCGCTCGCCCCCTCCCCCAAATATCCGGGCTGCAGCTCGCCCCCGAGACCCCCCTCCCgctggagagaggaggaggggCCGGCGGGGGGGCTGCAGGCAACCTTCCCCCCTCCCAAGGCGCGAATCGTCCAATGCAAACCCTCCCGGAGCTGCAGAGGCGCAGAGCGGCCCCCACCTCCTCGGCTCGCCTGAGGAGAGCCGATCCCAGAGGGGCCAGGGGCTGCGGCGCAGACCGGCCTCCCCCCGGTCTTTCATTGCATCTCTCACCCCCACCCCCCGTACACGATCAACTCTCAGCCTCGCTAGAAGAGCGAAGCGCCGGCATtgtgggggagggaaggggtaCAGCGGGAATTCTTCCAGTGCGAAAATGCCCTCCCCTTGGGAGCCGTTGGGAGGAACGGTACccccgggccgggggctgcgggaggcACGGGCACCTCAGAGCCCCGAGTGCGTCCATGTTGGGGAAACCGCTGCCCGCGGAGCCCCTCCCGCGCAGCCGGGGTTCCCACGGCGCCCGGAGCGCCCCACGCCCCAGCGCGGCGAGGCTCCCGCTCCCTCAAGTTAGCCTTCCCCGGGCCCAGGTTAAACGCTCCAAAGGCACTGCCGGATTCACTGCGCAGGGTTGCCTGGACTGTCCTAGTGCTGAATCTTCCCTGTGTGCTCGAGGTCTCTTCATGAAGAGCTGCTATTTCAACATCATCGTTATTCATTTGCATCTGAAATCTGCTTTCTGTCTCAGAGAGGAATTTTTCTCTACTTTTGAAAAAACATCTCCCCCCCAcacatcacacacacacattcccCAAACAGAGTTCTTTGTTTTGTTAAAGACGAcgcttggaaaaaaaagtgttcagGGACACTTTTTTGCATTTGTAACATCAAGCCTAATTAAGAATGCTCTGACCACCTATTCACGATCTAATATTGTCACTTAAACTGTTCTGTGGAAAATAGTGAACTTGGCGCATGTGAGGGCATCACAAACTCAGCCTTCCAAAAGCTCCAACCCAGTACTTGAATTAAATAGTGGTGGAACTGAAAAAGCATTCTGGGTACTGATGTGCAAATGAGTGCACCAAGCTTCCAACTTTCAAAATATTACGTTAACACTTAAGGCCACACAGTGCCCTCAGCCTGTACACCagatttcttctgctttccatAGGAACTGTTTGTCTCTACTGCAGTCAGAATATTACCAGTAACTTTATATTACTGCTCTATGTGTGCACACACCCTAATATGAACATATACTTTGAGAAATTCGACGTGGAGTGGTAGCAATGCTGACAAACCCAGCTTAAATACGCTCTATTATATAGATAACACAGTGCTTGTATTCTCTTAAGTCTGTGTGTCACAGACACACAAGTTGTACTTGTTACAGTGAGGAAAATGATTATGTTTAACTCACTAGCCAGGCTGCAAGCACAGACAGACATGGAGCAGTTAAAGAATCTGGAATTTGCTTATCTTTCCTAGTGGCTTTGGACAGTTGTGTGCCTTTCCCCCAGTGGtttattaatttgctttcttttagcCCCCAGCCTCCTGACATGGTTCCTGCTTCCTATTTCAGTTCCCTCCTCGCCTGTTCTTTGTCTCTCCTCTAGGCAGGGGGAGGGGGGTCCTGCCTCTCTCACAGCACTTTCCTCAGAACTTTCTCCAGTTGCCACGGAATGTTCTGGTTTCAGCTTCCAGCCCTCCTGTTTAAAAGGCACCATCCCACACACCCTGCCTGCTTCTCTGGGtaaaagctaaaaaaaccccaaagcatgGCTGTTTCTTGGCAAGTGACCCACTCACACTTGCCACGAGGATGCCAGATCAGCACACTGGGAGCTCACACTCCGAGTAGTGGCTGGATGCTCGTTCAACACGACCGCCAGCACCTTGCAGTCCCAGGTAATCACAAGGACACTGACACAGCCCTTTGCCTTGGCTCCTCAGCACTCTGCcatggcagtggctgcagctctCCTCTTGGTACTTACAGCCTTTCTACACTGGCTTACCGCACCCTACAGCTCCACCAGCACACTTAAAGGACTGCTGCTTAGAATGTTTTCTGGTCCCAAACTTACCCTGTCTCAGAATACAAGACTATCAAAGTAGTCACTCAACTAGCATAAAGTAGTCACTCAACTAGCATAAAACATTGCcaaatttcttctgaaaatgaGCAGGTACTAAACGCACTGAGCAAAAATTTGGCTCATCACTATGAACAGACTTGTAAGGTGAAGTTCCCTAAATTTAATGTGATGACTAAAAGGCATTTCTCCATACATAACTGTGTAAGCAGACGGGAGTGATTACCTTTGAACTCAATCACCGTCACATCTAGCAAGTTACTTTTTAAACACAAAGTTCCAGATAATGTGaaagaaagttttaaatttcagttttgaaatTTATGTTTTCTATCCAatatttcctctcctttttagATGATTCCTAATCTATTTTCTTTGACATCTTCTGCACTGGAATGTGCTGAACTTCTTTTGAATCCATCcctcttttaaataaatacattttcttcagCTACTTTATTCAGCTTCTCACTATTTCCTGTCTCACTTCTGCTCAAGGGAATTCCTGAGGTGTCCCTAAATGTTTTGCAGCTGCCTGGTGCCTGCTGAAACACTTTGATTAGTATTTCAATAGTATTAGtaatctccttttctccaaacaTGTGTGTACCATTTGGGACTCCACATTGTACCATTGCTCGCTTCACTGCAGATCAATTGCTACTGGCCTTACTCAGAAGACCTTAAATTGGTGTGCAAATATAGGAGGTAACAAAAGACTGTTACAGTTGAATCTGTTCAAACATATTTGGGTATATGTTAATTAGAGTTGAGTCATACCTATTTGTTCAACGCTTTCAACTGGTGAATCTGTGTAGGTCTTGAGGCTACTGAAATTTTTCAGCATAGTCCCATTATTATACTCTTTAAGAAGGTTAGTCACTATTTCACAGGGATTATAATATTAGCAGAGACATTTGTGCATAGCACTTGTGCCAGCTAATCAGTCATATGAACCGTTTCCTTTCTATGCGTGTTCCATGGAAATACACAGCACTGAACAGTTTGTGGCACACTTGCAATTTCAGTGAGTAGCTGTCAGTTTTTCTGCGCTTTCACctatattttaattaactgcTACTGATATAACAAGCAATTAATTCAGCATTCATTACTTATTAGGTTGATTATTACttaaatttagtttttaaaGCTTGCTCAGTTTATTATTAGGAATCATCCCATGAGAATGCCAACCCTAGCAGCAAGGATtctcagagacagcagagtTTCCTCTGTAACCCAGACGTGGGTTTAGTGATTTGTCAGCTTTCTCCTCTAGAAGCACatgaaaattctttaaaaatacccaGCACCCTCACAAAACTGACAGCAATAGGATGGTATATGATGCTCTAGAAAGTACACAGAAAGACTtactttaaaaagagaaaacagcactgtttggttttcctctttttgaTCACTCTCCTCACTGCACTCATGCGCTGTGTACTCTGTGTGTTGCATGGCAGTCCACAACAAAGTGTGGGGAGCTGATAAACTATACAACTTTTAGTTGTTACACTGATTTTACACAGTCTTGGAAGCCAACCTTTGATACTTAATCTCCCTTTtgttcccctcatttcttcagTCTGCTCAGTTTAACTTATTCTAGACTGCCTGGAACAAAAGCAACCTGCCTGGAACCAAAGCAACCTGACCCATTCAAAACAAGATTGTCACATTTAGGGATCTGTGCAACGTGGAAATATAACCTAGGATTCCATCTCGTTGACTCCCAGTGAATTAGGCATTCCTGCCTACCTAAGCAAACCTGACAGACAACTTTTTCTCTTAAAGCATACATTACAATACAATCCTAAATATGCAATGCAAGCACAAAGGTTTGGTGTTTACAGATTAACAGCTAAACTACTGtgcttttccccaggaaaacTCCTACCTAGATAACAAGTAACTGGCATAAAAAAAGTTAATCCTCGAAGACAACTAGGAACAGCTACATCTTTACATTTTACACCATTCAAAAGATACACAACTTTCTGTCTATTGGCTGAAGAGTTAATTAAGATGTGAATTGCATCAACCCTCAGTCACTTCACCTCAGGCAATCAGTATTATGCTTCCATTGAAGATTCAGCActatggatttaaaaaaatcttacctTTTGATAGAGCATTTTCAAAAAATCTTTCCTCCAAACAGGCATGAAGCTGGCCCTTAGTCAACTCATTATAGCTCATTATAGTTTTGTCTCCTCTTCAGCATGAGCAGTTCTTCTCTGAAATACAATTATAGGGTTAATTAGCAGCCAGTTCTCAAATCAAAGTACAATTCATAGGGTAAATTTGCAAAactgtaaaaattaaataaaaccaaacaccaaaactgaacaaaaacccacagaaaaacCACCTTAAAATGAAGCAATTCTCTATATGCCTGAAGTTGcagtttccctttttttcatGAGGAAACTCTGGCAGGTCAGTTACAGTCCCATACCTGTAATTCTTAAAATCATAAGTATTCAGATCACCGTTACCATTTGATACTGATTATTTTTCACTGGGCAGCTGATCGTTTCTGAGAGGATATGAAATTTCAAGATCCTTGCTTCACCTGAAATCATGATTTCATTTCCTCCCTGTCACCTTCCCCTCACTTTCTGAAATCCTGCAGAAATCCCACCACTAATCTAGAAATGCAGTCTGCAGCAAGCCCACAAACACACAGCATCAGCTGATTGCCAGCATAGCCTGCAGCTTCTGGCATGAGGTGAATTACCAAAACCACAAGGGTTGTACTACCAGAGTAGCTCTTAAGTAAAATGACCTTCTCAGTGCACTGTGAATAAACTTGATATCCACAAGTATTTGAGTTATTTATTAGAAtataaaagaggagaaaaaaacctcaaacctgACTAGGTGAGCACGCACTGCTTATTTTTAACAAGGTACTTTATGTGATTTTAATGAAGCATACATGAGTTATCACAATTAATTTCATACTCACAGTATTTACCATGTATTGTACAATGATAAATTTTACATGGTTATCCAAAACACTTGCAAGCCTCCGCTCAATATACTTTGTTTGCATCTCACTACCTCATGTAAGTAAAACTCTTACTCAAGCTAAAATACTAGTTGTTTTAGAAAGAATTTCAGAATTTGACCCATAATGAAGTAGTTTATTTAAAATGGGTAGCTTGACATAAAACCTAAATGCATTAGCTCCTAAGCTCTCCTATGGAAGTGAGCTATAGTTACCATACTTGTAGGGCAATGCTATGGAAACATGAAAGTTTCAATCATTCTGCGGCAACTGCACATTCCTCTTGTGCAAAAATGAAACTGAGGCACAAGTAAAGGAAAAGACTTGCTCAAGATCAGTGTCAGCAAGACTGAAGTGTGCAGAAGATGAATTTCTGAAACCCATTTTTCTACAGCCCTCCATCGTTCAGATCTTGCTGGTGAGGTATGTGCCATTTCAGTCACATCCCTGTCATTGCAGCTTGGTGAAACAAACACTCCTGGTTTTTCCCAGTCATTGATTCCATACCGTTTGATGAGACAGCCTTCACGTCAGATGCAGTGTTTGTCCACCTTTTAGTATATTGCTTTCCTTATCTTCTTAAGAACATTGTAAGAGAACTGCTGAGGGGATATACTTCCAGTTTATCAGTGTCATTCATATGACTGCGCGATCATTTGTGAGTTTTATTCCAGATCTGAACCTTCATTCTGTGTCATCTGACATTACAGGCAATTGGTCCCAGGAGAGATTGACTGTTGTGCTAGTTACAGGCTTTGGAAGTATTCCCTCTGCTGCACTTTATCTAGATTTGCTAAATGGAATGattgcaatttaaaaaacacacatataggttttaataaaaaagatGGCAATTCACATACTCCATCTTCCATCAGTGCCCACTATAAAGCTCAATTAACCTTTTGAGTAGATCTCAGTCTCTTGCATCTCCTTTCATTTGCTCTCTGGTTCCACTGGGGGCTTTTATCTCTTCTGACATTATATCCAATTTtctattaatattttccttgatttttcccttctctgactgaccttttttttctttaataaggTTTTAGCATTTGCACTCTATTTTCTAGTTTTGACTGCAGTCCTCAGGGGACATAATTTATCAATTCCCAGTCACCCACCCTTCAGttatttttccagctgttgcACCTTATTTCCTACGGTCAGAACCACCCTGTTCTCTAAGCATCATATCACATAAAACatctttatattaaaaaattcaCAGCAGTACTCAC
Proteins encoded in this window:
- the PATZ1 gene encoding POZ-, AT hook-, and zinc finger-containing protein 1 isoform X6, with product MERVSEAAACGPSSGCYTYQVSRHSADVLHSLNQQRKNGGRFCDVLLRVGDESFPAHRAVLAACSEYFESVFSAQLGDGAGGGGGGGAEGSPAEAAAGGAAAAAGGAPGGGRELEMHTISSKVFGDILDFAYTSRIVVRLESFPELMTAAKFLLMRSVIDICQEVIKQSNVQLLVPPARPDIMLFRPGAADLGFPLDMTNGTALAPNGNGIAGMPEDEATRAALTAAQSSLPVLQGVDRLPMVAGPLSPPLLASPFQNVAASAPTLSTKRGRGRPRKANLLDSMMFGTPGGLREAGILPCGLCGKVFTDANRLRQHEAQHGVTSLQLGYIDIPPPRLGENGVPGQDDPDAPRKRSRTRKQVACEICGKIFRDVYHLNRHKLSHSGEKPYSCPVCGLRFKRKDRMSYHVRSHDGSVGKPYICQSCGKGFSRPDHLNGHIKQVHTSERPHKCQTCNASFATRDRLRSHLACHEDKVPCQVCGKYLRAAYMADHLKKHSEGPSNFCTICNRGLQAPGVHPEWGSSVPLRQDLWHQRRPEMFTFGPD